In the genome of Natronorubrum daqingense, the window ATGGCGTCACTCGTCGAGAAGCACGACCCCTACGTCGAGCCGAACTGGACCGAATACGAGCGACTGTGCATCTCGATCATCAACCAGCAGCTTTCGACCGCGAGCGCTGCGGCGGTCCGGGGGCGCGTCTTCGACGTGCTCTCGGACGATGTCACACCCGAATCCGTGCTCGAGGCCGACGACGAGGCCCTTCGGGACGCCGGACTTTCGCGAAGCAAGGTCGAATACATCCGAAACGCCGCGCGAGCGTTTCGAGAACGCGACTACTCGAGGTCGGGGTTGGCCGACCACACGAACGAGGAGGTCGTCGACGCGCTCACCGAAATCAAAGGCGTCGGCGAGTGGACGGCGCGTATGTACCTCCTGTTCGTCCTCGAGCGCCCGGACGTGCTTCCGCTGGGCGACCTCGCCGTTCGCCGCGGAATCGAGCAGTTGTACGCCAACGGCGAGGAAGAACTGACTCGAGGTGAGATGCGCGAGATCGCCGAGGCGTGGCGCCCCTATCGAAGCGTCGCGACCCGCTACATCTGGGCGGAGTACGAGTCCGAGTAACTGCCAGCTCTGCTGCAATCGGCGTTCGTTCGCCGTTTAACGGGGCAACGGGAGTCGAGCGTCAGCCTCGAGGATCGGAGTAACGCAGGACTTCCGTCAGTCGTCGTCGACTCGCGCACACTGTTTGGACTGGCCAATCATCGATTACGCGCGCGAGTATGCAAGCCGGTCGTCCGGATGCGAGAAATCTCATACTGCGTTGTCGAGACGGCCACACCGACTCAAGTGTTCGCTGGCCGGGGTCGGAATCGAGATGGCAAACGAGAGACCAACCGACGACGGGGACGGGCAACGGCGAATGACGACCGACCCCGAACGAATTCGCGAGTGGGCCGAATCGCGCGAGGCGGTTCCCGTTTCGACTCACGGCGGCGAGGGGCACGGCCACTCCTTCGCACGGCAGGGTGCGATCGAGGAGGACCACGAAGAGCACACCTGGGACGACTTCATGGAGACGTTCCGAGACGAGGACCTCGTGTTCGTCTATCACGACGAACCGGCCGCCGGGGACGAACTCGGCCACTTCGAACTGGTCGAGCGCGAAATGGCGTTCGATCGGGCCTCGATCGGTCGCAGCGAACTCGAGGATCAGCTTCGACAGGGCGAGACGGTGACGACCGAAATCGTCGAGACGCAGGTCGTCGAGACCGAAGTCGTCGAGCGCGACACGATCGAGAGTTCGGTCGTCGACACCGAACTCACGGAACGACGCGTCGTCGACAGCGAACTGTTGAACCGAGACATCGTGAACACAGAGTTCGTGAGCGCCGACGTCATCGAGGTGACCACCGACGAATCCCGACTCGAGACCATCGAGGAAATCGAACGCTACATCGTCGAGAGCCGAGTGGTCGACGTCGACATCGAACAACACGACGAGGTCGAGCGCGACGAGATCCAGACCGACGTCGAACTCGAGAGCGTTCAGCGCTCGATCCTCGAGAGCGACGTGGTTCGCTCCGACGTCGCCGCCGACGAGGTCGTCGATCGAGAGGTCATCGAGAGCAAGCGCGGCGAAGGCGACACCGTCCAGAGCGAACTGCTCGAACGCCGAACCGTCGAGGATCAGATCGACGAGCGCTCGATGATGCGCTTTACGCTCGAGGAGACCGAGTTGCTCGAGTCCGAGGTGATCGGCAGCGACCTGCTCGAGGGGGAGATCATCGACGTCGAGGAGTACGAGTCGATGGAGGCGATAGACGCTCCGGCGACTGGCGGCGTGGCTGGCGGCGAGTCGCTAGCTGGCGGTGATCCGATGAATGCGGACGAGACGATGGCCGGAGACGAACCGATGGCGGACGACGACGCGACGGCCGACGCGGGTTCCGAGCAACTCGGCGAAGACGAAGCGATGGCCGAGGTCCCCGCCGAAACGGGAGCCGACGCGGAGCGGGCTGACGAAGCGGGCCCACCCGGAACGGAAGCAACGGGAGCCGCCGGGCCGACCGAACTCTCGGCGGACGAACAGGGGAAGGCAGTCGTCGACGAGACGGGCGAGCAGGTCGGGATCGTGACGGAAATCGACGCACAGACGGCCTACATCGACCCCGAACCCGGACTGACGGATCGACTCAAGGCCCGACTCAACTGGGGTGGCCACGGCGACGACGAATATCCGGTCGACGCCTCGGAAATCACCGAGATCACCGACGAAGAAGTGATCCTCGAGAGCAGACGCGACGCCGAGTAGGACTCGGGTGAGACGACACCCCAATTCGGCGACAGCCCTCGAGCTACCGGCCATTCTGGCTACGCTGGCCATTCTGGGCGTCGTCGTTCTCTCCGCCATCAGCGACGTAGCGCGCCCAGAGGAGCAACAGCGTCGGCAGGACGAGGATGCTCGAAAGAAATGCGTACGCGATCGTCAGCGCCGTCACGAAGCCGAACTGGCGAACGGCGGGGAGGAACGCGAGCGCGAGCGTGGTGAAGCCGAGCGTTGTCGTCGCGACGCTTCCGAACAGCGCGCCACCCGTGCCGGCCATCGTTCGCGAGAGCGCGTCGGCGTCGTCCTCCCCTCTCCGACGCTCGAGGACGAAGCGCGAACTCACGTGGATGTTGTAGGCGACGCCGAGTCCGATCGTGAGGCTCGTGACGGTGCCCGTCAGGACGTTGAACGGGATTCCCAGCAGCGACATCGTGCCGACGATCCAGCAGACAGCGAGGGCGACCGGGAGCACCGTCACGATGCCGAGGGAGGCACTGTGGCCGGTGAGGTAGTAGGCGGCCGTCAGAAACCCGAAAACAGCGACGAGGGTGACCACCAGGCTCTCGAAGATTCCGTCCAACAGACTCTCCTCGACGGTGTGCTCGACGATCTGCGGGCCGGTCGCGCTCGCGTTCCAGCGCTCGTCCGCGCCACCGTCGTCGACCGTCGCCGCAGCCGATTGCACGTCGCTCGTCACCGTTTCGGCCGGCGCGTCTCCGCGAACAGAGACGAGCAGGCGAACCGACTCGTACTCGCCGTCGCTCGTGCGGTGGATCACTTCGCTCGCAGCCTCGGGATCGCTTTCGAATAGCTGGTCGTACAGCCCTTCGAGGTTCTGGTTTGGAACCCCGTCACCCGTCCGATCGGCGAGGTGGAACGACGCGTTGAACGACTCGTCGTCGGCGGCGACGGACTCCATCACCGTCAGCGGATCCTGGTCGTCCGCGCCGGCCGAGTGCGCCGCGTCGGTCGACTCGCTCTCGCTCACCTGCGTCCGTGCCGAATCGACTCGCTCGAGCGTGTCGCCGTCCGTCACGTCGCCCGCGACGACGATTTGGGCCTGTGCGTCCCGGTACTCGAAGCCGTCCTCGAGTGCTTCGTAACCGGCCGTCGCCTGATAGTCTCGGTCGGTCGGCGAAACGTGTTCGGTCCACGACGGATTCTCGGCGAGAAGGTCGTCCTCCTCGAAGTTAGTGTCGACCGAACTCGCCGCGTAGAGGCCGCCCGCGGTCACCGCGAGGACGAGGACGAGGACGACGAGCGGCGCGACGCGAGCCGCGTTCGCGCCGACCGACAACCCGCTGCGAACGGGGCCGTCTTCGATTCCGAGAGCGGGTCGCCGTCGCTCGAGGCCGCGTCGCTCGAGGGACTCGTCGAGTTCGATCTTGACCGCCGGCATCAGGCCGCCGAAGACGAGCAGTGCCGCGACGATGCCGACCGTGCTCACGAGGCCGAACTCGCGAAGCGGTGCGATCGGGCTCACGAGATTCGACAGAAAGCCGATCGCCGTCGTCGCGGTGACCCAGAGGAGGGCGACGCCGACACCGGTAAGCGCGAGCGCCATCGCCGGTCGAACGGCCGTGGCCGCCGTCTCGCGTGACTCGCGATGGCGCATGAAGACGTGGATTGCGTAGTCGATCGAGAGCCCGATCAAGAGGACGGGAATCGCCACGAAGAGTTGATTGAACGCGATCCCGGCCCAGCCCATGAATCCGAGCGTCCAGACGAGCACCGTTCCGATGCCGGCGACGCCGAGTGCGACCTCGATCGGATCGCGGTAGGCGACGGCCAGCGAGACGAGGACGACGCCGAGTGCGAGCGGGCCGACGAAAATCAGGCTGTCGACGATCGCCCGGTCGATCTCGTCCGAGACGATTCCGGGGCCAAAGACGACGTATTCACCGCCGCTCGCGTCGCCGTGATCCGCTGCCAGTTGCTGTACGGCGAGTTCGCTCTCGACGAGTCGGTCGCCGGTCGAATCCGTATTCGTATCCGCGTTCACGTCCCCGTTCACCTCTCCGTCCACTCCCGCCTGTGCGTGCCTGAGAACGGTCAGTCGCTTCTCTGCCTGTGTGTCTCCAACCTCGTACGACGAGGGGAGCAACGTCGTCGCGAACTCGTCGACGGCCGCCGACTCTTCGTCGACGAGTTCCTCGAGGTGGCGTTCGTAGGCCGACTCGTCTATCGACTCGAGCGCCGCGATCTGTTCTTCGAGCGGAGGCTGGTCGAGAGATTCGAGGTCGTCTCGTCGCTCCTCGAGTTCCCGCTGTTCCGCCCACAACTCGTCGTACTCGTCGCCGAGCACGCCGACCGTGCCGTCGGTGTACGCCGTCTCGAGGTCGACCTCGAATCGATCCATTCGTTCGTCGTACGCCTCCGTCTCGATCTCGCCGTCCGCGTACGCCCGCTCGGTGGCGTTGATCTCCGATTGGACGGCTCGAACGCTCCCCGTCGCCCGATCGAACGACTGCGTCTGGTCGTCCTCGAGGTCGGCCGTCGTCTCCTCGCGAACCGACTCGAGTTCGGCGTCGAGTTCGTCCGCGCGGGTCTGATACGTGCTCGAGTCGATCTCGTCGTTCTCGTAAGAGGCGTTTAGCTCCGCGTAGTCGGCTTCGAGATCACGAACCGTCTCGAGGGCCCGTCGCAGATCGGTTTCGGTTTCGTCGAGTTGATCCGCACGTTCCTCGAGGTCGTCTCTGCGCTCGACGAGCGCGTCGACGTCGTCCTCGCGGAGTATGCTCGTCGCGACGACGTTTTCGACGCCGATCGTCGGCGAGTCTGCTGCCAGCGTCTCGTTGACGGTCTCGTTTTCGTGCAGTGCCCGTTGGAACTCGAGCGACTCGAGCAGCGACTCCTTCGCGAGCGCGTCGTCCTCGCTGACGATCACCGCAGTAACCGTCGTGTTCGCGTCCTCTTGGGCCGCGAAGTTCTCGGTCGCGTACTCGAGCGTCTTCGTTTCGTCCGTCTCGCTCTCGAATTGCTCGAGCGAGCTATCGTACTCGAGAAACGCGATTCCGACGCCGAAGACGGCCGTGAGGAGAAGAATCGACGCGATCACGACCGTCGTGTGCGTCGTAATCGCGTCGACGAGCCGGCTGAACCGCGTCGGCTCGTCCCGTCTCCCCCCGTTCATCAGTCGTGACAACTGTTCGGAACGCGTATACTTCTTTCAGTTTCTTGTGCGTCACGCACGAACCGAGGGGCGGGCAGCGTAGAATCCGAGCGTAACTGCGGCGAGGCTGCCTAACACGACGATCACCGCGCCGACGCCGTGCCAGTTGAGTTCGAACGCCTCGCCGCGGTCCAGTTCGGTCTCGAGCAGCGTCTCGACGCGGTCGTAGTCGATTTCGGGCACGTCGGCATCTGCTTCGCCGGACGTGGAGACGGTCGTCTCCGACCCGACCTGCTCGCGGTCTCGGATCTCGGCTTCGGTGGGATCTGCGCCCGTGAACCCGTCGGCGACGACGTAGACGGTACTCGAGCCACCCGTCGTCTCGACGTGGAGTTCGGACGCCGTCAGTTCGTCTTCACCCCCGATCGGGACCGACTCGATCGTCGCGTCCGGATCGGCCGCCGCGCCCTCGAGTTCGTACGTCCCGTCGTCGATCGTGAGGTCAGTTTTCGCGAGTTCGGCCGTCTGCACCAGCTCGTCGACGCTCGACATCGGGACCACGTCGTCAGTGTCGACTCCCACGTCCCCGAGGCAGAGTTCGACGCCCAACACCGTCCCAACGTCGCCGAGGCCGTCGGGCGACCACTCGAGTATCCCGTTCTCCCGGGCCTCAGAGTCGTAGACCACGTCGAGACCGTCTTCGGTCGACTCCGCGTCGAACGTCGCCGTGCGATCGGGCGTGAGCGCCTCGAGCTCGCGTTCCTCGAGCGCGCTCGCGTGGCGTTCCCAGTTTTCGCTGTCGCTCTCCCAGGTCGCGTCGACCGTCGTCAGGTCGTCCGGTCGCTCGGCCGTGACGTCCCACGACGTCGTCCGCTTCAGGTCCGTTTCCGCGCGCACCTCGAGCGTCTCCCTGACGTCGTCGAAGCGATCCGCGAGGTCGTCGTCGACCGACTCGATCGAGTCGGCGAGTTCGACCGTTCCGAGGACGACCTCGTCGTGGGCGTCGGCCTCGAGATCCCACTCGATGTCGGTCTCTTCGCCGTCCCGGTCGACGGTGAAATGGAGTTCCTCGACGTGCGCCTCGGCGAGTCGGTCCGCCATCGCCTGCGCTTCCGTCTCGTCTAAGTCGGTCTCGGCCTGTTGCTGGACCAGCGAGACGGCGGCCGCCGCCACCTCGTCCGTGACGCCCGCGTACTCGACGTGGTACTCGTACTCGACGATATTTTGGTCGCCGTCGGCGTTCTGCTCGCCATCCACGTAGTCGTAAGACTCGATTTCACCGTCGGCCGTCCCGCCCAATCCGACGGCAATACTCGAGTACCGATTCTCGAGGGACTCTCCGGCGTCCTCGCGCGTCTCCCATCGATCCGTCTCCCAGTCTTCGATGACCCGTCGTTCGCTCACCTCGAGGGAGTAGCCGTCGTCTCGCTCGACGACGGTCGCCTCGAGCGAATCCGTGCCGGCCGGCACGCCGTCGATCTCGGCCTCGACGAGCGAGAGCGTTCCCGAACTGGTGATCGACTCCGAGGTCGCCTCTAGCTCTCCGGTCGTCTCGAGTGCGTCGTAATCAGGGTCGTGCTCGGCGACAGTCGCCCGGACGTCACCGCTCGAGGTCGACTCGGCGTCGGTTTGTTCCACGTTGATGGCCGCCTCGAGGTCCGTAATCGGTGCCGGATCTTCGATCAGTACGTCACCGGTGCTCGAGACGTGCTCGTGGTCTGAGTGCACCGACAGGTCACCGCTCACGCCGCGTTCGTCCTCGTCGACGGCACCAGTGTAGTGCGTGTACGCGACTCCAGGATCCGTGTCGAGACCGAACTGCCCCTCGAGTGTCGTTCCAGTCTGGGACGCGTCGTGTGGATAGTCGTACGTGAGCACCGCGTCGCCATCGTCGGACACGTATACCGCTTCGACGTCTTCCGTCGCGTCGATCTCCTCGAGGATTTCCTCAGGGACCGGTTCGTCCGAGTCAGCGTGTGCGCCAGTGACCCCGATGGCCCCCAGGCTCGTCACGAGGAGTATCCCGACGAGTAGCGCGCTCGAACGTCCGAAACTGGCCATTCGTGCTGTCGGTTCTAACCCGATCTTCATACGTGTTTGGACGTTCGTATCACGACTGCGTTGTCACTTACTATCAATATATTCGAAAGTAACATATAGGTGAATGACAATTATCCAATAATGGGAAGGGACTTTGTTAGTGGTGCAACGGTTAGCCGTATAGGTGCAGTCATGATGGCTCTCATCATGATCACGTCGGTCGCAGCAGGCACTGCTGTGGCAGACACAGGGATGGAGGAAGCCGAGCCTGCAGACGAGGTGTTCGTCGACGACGACGGTGGGGCCGTTCTGGTCTACGACGAAGACGACGGGATCGACGACGAAGCGAGCGGTGAGTTCGGCGTCGATATCTCCGAGTCGGTGGCGTACGCGCTTGTCTCCGACGAGATCGAAGACGACGTCTCCGCTGCGTTCTCAATGGTCCTCGACAACGATGGCCTCGAGTCCTCAGGCTCGCTCGCCGCCGACCGACCGGCTGACGTCGAAGACTTCTCGATGGACGTCACTGGCGAGCAAACGGAGTCGACGAACGACTTCGACGCGAACCTCGAGTTAGCACTCGCCGCCGCCGACTCCCCGCCGGAAGCGACCGCCGACGAGTCCGGCTCGACCAGTGGCTCTGTCGTCATGGGTGCTGATGATCTCGCCACGCAGGGCGAGTTCGACGTCTCACACAACGCACCCCCTGATTCACCCGAGATCGGTCTCGACATGGAGATCACGGAGACGGGTGACGATTACACGCTCGAGATGGCTCAACAAAACGAAATCGTCGAGTTCGAAACCGACGACTGGGACACCGAGGACGCCGCACAGGCGACGCTCGAGGACGAGTTCGAAGTCGTCGCACAGGACCTCGGTAGCGACGTCACGGTCACCATCCACGACTACGACTTCGAGGATGACGTCAACGCGATGGGCGACGGTCACCTCGATATCGAGTACACGATCGAACTCGAGAACGCCAAAGACGGCCTCGAGCAACTCGTCGCGGAGGATCTCGCGACCGATCCGACGCTCGACGTAACGCAGAGCGAGGCCGACGAGATCGCCGCGGATATCCTCGACGCCGAACTCGAGACGTTCGAACTCGCGTTCGCCGAGGACGACACGACCGTCGACGGTCACTGGGACGTCGCGTTCAGTGGCTTCGAATCGTCCGCCTACGCGGTGATGGATCTCGCCGAAGCGAGCGACGAGATGGACGACGACGCGGCCGACGAGTTCGACGACTACGAGGAGATGTACGAGGCCCAGGCAGCGGCCGACCTCACCGAGACGACCGAGTGGGACGTGACGTTCGACGCAGCCGGCGGATCGCAAGAATTCGTCGTCGACGTCACCTCCGAGGCGGACAACTGGGACGCCTACACCGACGAACTCGCGGACCGCGATATCGATTCGCCCGAGTTCGTGATCGACGCCCACGCGGAAACGGTCGGCGACGAAATCGATCTCGAGATGGGCCTCGAGGTCGGACAGGAGGCGATCATCGAAACGGCGATCACGACGATGGCTGACGACCTCCAGAACGACCCGACCGTCGATGACGACGCCCTCGAACTCGTCTCCGCCTTCGACGAGGCCGACCTCGAACTCATGCAGTTCGATCTCGACATGGACGACGGAACGGTTACCTTCGAAACCGGTGCCTCCTTCGACGACCTCGGTGCGTTCGAGGCCCACCTCGAGGACGGCTACCACGGCCTGACGGTCGAACACATCTACGGCGACGACGACGCCGGCTACGTCTACGTCACCGACATGGCCGACGACGATGACGACGAAGACGATATCCGCGAGCACTCGATCGTCGCGGACGACACCGAGATTCACATGCCGGGCGACTGGGACGAAGATCACCCGCGACTCGACATGGAGGAAGTCGACAACTACCTCGAGACCGACGTAGGCGACGACGAGTCGGACGATGACGACTCGATCCCCGGCTTCGGCGCAGTCGCCGCCCTCGTTGCCCTCCTCTCGATAGCGATGTGGGCGCGTTTCGATCGGTAACCTCCCGTTTCGGTTGCTGAACGGATTGCGTACGCAACTCGCGGTAATTTTTCGACTCCCGGTCACTCGCTGACGCAGTGTCGACTCCCGGTATGTTGGCCGCAGACGAGGTGTCGGGACGGAGGACGACTGGCGCGTGCCGTCCGCGAGCGACCGCTCACGGTACGTCCGTTCGTCGGTCTCCGAAGCGGATGTACCAGTTGAACTGCACCGGTGTAGGCGACGGTCCCTCGCAGTCGTCCGTCAACGAGCCTGAGCCGACGACGTCATTTTCGAGACGCGTGGGTGTCCGTCAGCGTGGACTTATTTCAGTCACTGGCAGGTGCCGGGTACGTCGAAAGAAAATCCGCGGTCGAAACACGGCGGACCGAACAGCTCGACTCTCGAGGCCGAAGCGCCGAGAGCGATTACTCGAGGTCGAAGCGGTCGAGTTGCATCACGTGGCTCCAGGTGTCGACGAAGTCACGCACGAACTTCTCCTCGGCGTCGGCGGACGCGTAGACGTCTGCGATGGAGCGCAGGCGGGAGTTCGAGCCGAAGATGAGGTCCGCTCGGGTGGCCGTCCACTCGACGTCGCCCGTCTCGCGGTTGCGCAGTTCGAAGACCTGGTCGATCTCGGAGTCAGCGGCGGTTTCCCAGCCGAGGACGTCCTGGGAGTCGTCGGAGGCCTCCCACTCGTAGTCCATATCGAGGACGTTCACGAAGAAGTCGTTGGACAGCGTCTCCGGCTGGTCGGTGAGGACGCCGAGTCCGGAATCCTGGTAGGTCACGTCGAGTGCGCGCAGGCCGCCGACGAGCACCGTCATTTCGGGTGCCGTCAGGTCCAGTAAGTCTGCCTTGTCGACCAGCAGTTCTTCCTGGGACTCGTCGGCCTCGTCGCTGTAGTAGTTCCGGAAGCCGTCGGCCTCGGGCTTGAGCGCCTCGAAGGAGTCGACGTCGGTCTGTTCCTGGGAGGCGTCGGTACGGCCGGGCTCGAACGGCACCTCGACGTCGTAGCCGGCGTCCGCGGCGGCCTGTTCGACGGCCGCGTTGCCACCCAGCACGATCAGGTCGGCGAGCGAGACGCGCACGTCGTCGGAGCGAGCGCCGTTGAACTCCTCCTGAATCGTCTCGTAGGTTTCGAGCGCCAACTCGAGTTCCTCGGGCTCGTTGACCTCCCAGCTTCGCTGGGGCTCGAGACGAATGCGAGCGCCGTTTGCGCCGCCGCGCTTGTCGCTGTCGCGGTAGGTCGACGCCGCCGCCCAGGCGGTCTTGACGAGCTGTGACACCGAAAGCTCGGAGTCGAGAAGCTCGGCTTTGAGATCCGCGATCTCCTCGTCGCCGATCAGGTCGTAGTCGACGTCGGGGATCGGATCCTGCCAGAGCATCTCCTCGTCGGGCACCTCCGGGCCGACGAGCCGTTCCGTCGGGCCCATGTCGCGGTGGAGCAGCTTGTACCAGGCCCTCGCGAACGCGTCCTGGAACGCTCGTGGGTTCTCCTGGAAGTTCTCGATAATCTCACGGAACTCGGGATCGCGCTTGAGCGCGACGTCCGTCGTGAGCATCATCACGTCTTCTTTCTCGTCTGGGTCTTCCGCACCGGGTGCGGCCTCGTCGAGTTCGCCGTTCTGGGTGGTCCACTGCCAGGCACCGCCGGGGCCCTTCTCCGGCCACCACTTGTACTCGAGCAGGTTGTCGATGTAGCTCGTGTCCCACTGGGTCGGCGTGGTGTTCCACGGTCCTTCGATGCCGCTGGTGATCGTGTCGCCGCCTTTGCCCGAGCCGTGACTGCTCTCCCAGCCCAGGCCCTGCTGATCGATCGGGGCCGCTTCGGGCTCCGGTCCGACGTGCTCGTCCGGATCTTCGGCACCGTGTACCTTCCCGAACGTGTGACCGCCGGCGATGAGTGCGGCGGTCTCCTCGTCGCTCATGGCCATCAGGCCGAACGACTTGCGAATTCGCTCTGCGGACGCCTCTGGGTCCGGCTCGCCGTCCGGACCCTCCGGGTTCACGTAGATGAGGCCCATGACGGTTGCGGCGAGGGTCCCCTCGAGTTCGTCGTTTTCGTCGAAGCGCTCGGACGCTTCCCACTCGTCCTCTGGTCCCCAGTCGACGGCGTCGTCTGGCTTGTAGTCGTCCTCACGTCCGCCGGCGAAGCCGAACGTTTCGAATCCCATGGACTCGAGTGCGACGTTTCCGGCGAGG includes:
- a CDS encoding efflux RND transporter permease subunit, with product MNGGRRDEPTRFSRLVDAITTHTTVVIASILLLTAVFGVGIAFLEYDSSLEQFESETDETKTLEYATENFAAQEDANTTVTAVIVSEDDALAKESLLESLEFQRALHENETVNETLAADSPTIGVENVVATSILREDDVDALVERRDDLEERADQLDETETDLRRALETVRDLEADYAELNASYENDEIDSSTYQTRADELDAELESVREETTADLEDDQTQSFDRATGSVRAVQSEINATERAYADGEIETEAYDERMDRFEVDLETAYTDGTVGVLGDEYDELWAEQRELEERRDDLESLDQPPLEEQIAALESIDESAYERHLEELVDEESAAVDEFATTLLPSSYEVGDTQAEKRLTVLRHAQAGVDGEVNGDVNADTNTDSTGDRLVESELAVQQLAADHGDASGGEYVVFGPGIVSDEIDRAIVDSLIFVGPLALGVVLVSLAVAYRDPIEVALGVAGIGTVLVWTLGFMGWAGIAFNQLFVAIPVLLIGLSIDYAIHVFMRHRESRETAATAVRPAMALALTGVGVALLWVTATTAIGFLSNLVSPIAPLREFGLVSTVGIVAALLVFGGLMPAVKIELDESLERRGLERRRPALGIEDGPVRSGLSVGANAARVAPLVVLVLVLAVTAGGLYAASSVDTNFEEDDLLAENPSWTEHVSPTDRDYQATAGYEALEDGFEYRDAQAQIVVAGDVTDGDTLERVDSARTQVSESESTDAAHSAGADDQDPLTVMESVAADDESFNASFHLADRTGDGVPNQNLEGLYDQLFESDPEAASEVIHRTSDGEYESVRLLVSVRGDAPAETVTSDVQSAAATVDDGGADERWNASATGPQIVEHTVEESLLDGIFESLVVTLVAVFGFLTAAYYLTGHSASLGIVTVLPVALAVCWIVGTMSLLGIPFNVLTGTVTSLTIGLGVAYNIHVSSRFVLERRRGEDDADALSRTMAGTGGALFGSVATTTLGFTTLALAFLPAVRQFGFVTALTIAYAFLSSILVLPTLLLLWARYVADGGENDDAQNGQRSQNGR
- a CDS encoding DNA-3-methyladenine glycosylase family protein, yielding MLAEAEPVLRGDPVMASLVEKHDPYVEPNWTEYERLCISIINQQLSTASAAAVRGRVFDVLSDDVTPESVLEADDEALRDAGLSRSKVEYIRNAARAFRERDYSRSGLADHTNEEVVDALTEIKGVGEWTARMYLLFVLERPDVLPLGDLAVRRGIEQLYANGEEELTRGEMREIAEAWRPYRSVATRYIWAEYESE
- a CDS encoding PGF-CTERM sorting domain-containing protein, with the protein product MMALIMITSVAAGTAVADTGMEEAEPADEVFVDDDGGAVLVYDEDDGIDDEASGEFGVDISESVAYALVSDEIEDDVSAAFSMVLDNDGLESSGSLAADRPADVEDFSMDVTGEQTESTNDFDANLELALAAADSPPEATADESGSTSGSVVMGADDLATQGEFDVSHNAPPDSPEIGLDMEITETGDDYTLEMAQQNEIVEFETDDWDTEDAAQATLEDEFEVVAQDLGSDVTVTIHDYDFEDDVNAMGDGHLDIEYTIELENAKDGLEQLVAEDLATDPTLDVTQSEADEIAADILDAELETFELAFAEDDTTVDGHWDVAFSGFESSAYAVMDLAEASDEMDDDAADEFDDYEEMYEAQAAADLTETTEWDVTFDAAGGSQEFVVDVTSEADNWDAYTDELADRDIDSPEFVIDAHAETVGDEIDLEMGLEVGQEAIIETAITTMADDLQNDPTVDDDALELVSAFDEADLELMQFDLDMDDGTVTFETGASFDDLGAFEAHLEDGYHGLTVEHIYGDDDAGYVYVTDMADDDDDEDDIREHSIVADDTEIHMPGDWDEDHPRLDMEEVDNYLETDVGDDESDDDDSIPGFGAVAALVALLSIAMWARFDR
- the katG gene encoding catalase/peroxidase HPI, producing the protein MTKSNQDWWPNRLNVDILDQNVPTSNPMDEDFDYAEAFESLDYEEVKADIEDVMTDSQEWWPADYGHYGPLFIRMAWHSAGTYRTSDGRGGASGGRQRFAPLNSWPDNANLDKARRLLWPVKQKYGRKLSWADLIVLAGNVALESMGFETFGFAGGREDDYKPDDAVDWGPEDEWEASERFDENDELEGTLAATVMGLIYVNPEGPDGEPDPEASAERIRKSFGLMAMSDEETAALIAGGHTFGKVHGAEDPDEHVGPEPEAAPIDQQGLGWESSHGSGKGGDTITSGIEGPWNTTPTQWDTSYIDNLLEYKWWPEKGPGGAWQWTTQNGELDEAAPGAEDPDEKEDVMMLTTDVALKRDPEFREIIENFQENPRAFQDAFARAWYKLLHRDMGPTERLVGPEVPDEEMLWQDPIPDVDYDLIGDEEIADLKAELLDSELSVSQLVKTAWAAASTYRDSDKRGGANGARIRLEPQRSWEVNEPEELELALETYETIQEEFNGARSDDVRVSLADLIVLGGNAAVEQAAADAGYDVEVPFEPGRTDASQEQTDVDSFEALKPEADGFRNYYSDEADESQEELLVDKADLLDLTAPEMTVLVGGLRALDVTYQDSGLGVLTDQPETLSNDFFVNVLDMDYEWEASDDSQDVLGWETAADSEIDQVFELRNRETGDVEWTATRADLIFGSNSRLRSIADVYASADAEEKFVRDFVDTWSHVMQLDRFDLE